Proteins co-encoded in one Chrysemys picta bellii isolate R12L10 chromosome 13, ASM1138683v2, whole genome shotgun sequence genomic window:
- the LOC101936431 gene encoding LOW QUALITY PROTEIN: granzyme H-like (The sequence of the model RefSeq protein was modified relative to this genomic sequence to represent the inferred CDS: deleted 1 base in 1 codon), giving the protein MLRFLRAPAWSQLPRGESKRDLWFAADSINPPVLRHKHCHFPQMVMMLILILLPVAFLLPPGAGAGEIIGGKKVKPHSRPYMASLSIQREDRKVRCGGFLVAKNFVLTAAHCNGDKITVYLGAHNIKEQEQSQQKISVCRQIPHPQYNRETHNNDIMLLQLGRKAKLNKQVRLIRLPRAYRRVRPGTVCSVAGWGRTSALRKKLPNVLREVDLKVMDDETCLNYPGGKYRKYNSCTMMCVGDPKEKKSSFKGDSGGPLVCGKTAQGVVSWGPVNGSPPRVYVRVSTFIPWIRRTMRRLQS; this is encoded by the exons ATGCTGAGGTTTCTGAGGGCGCCTGCATGGTCCCAGCTC CCACGAGGGGAGAGCAAACGTGATCTGTGGTTTGCTGCTGACTCTATAAATCCCCCAGTACTGAGGCACAAGCACTGTCACTTTCCCCAGATGGTGATGATGCTGATCCTGATCCTGCTGCCcgtggcctttctcctgccccccggggctggggctg GTGAGATCATCGGGGGAAAGAAAGTGAAGCCCCACTCCAGACCGTACATGGCCTCTCTGAGTATACAACGTGAAGACAGGAAGGTTCGCTGCGGAGGGTTCCTCGTGGCAAAGAACTTTGTGCTGACGGCCGCTCACTGCAATGGAGA CAAGATCACTGTGTACCTGGGAGCCCATAACATTAAAGAACAGGAACAGAGCCAACAGAAAATCTCCGTGTGCCGCCAGATCCCCCATCCGCAATACAACAGAGAGACCCATAACAATGACATCATGCTGCTGCAG CTGGGGCGCAAGGCAAAGCTCAATAAACAGGTGAGGCTCATCCGTCTCCCCCGGGCTTATCGGCGAGTGCGACCAGGGACCGTGTGCAGTGTCGCTGGCTGGGGCCGCACCAGCGCACTCAGGAAGAAGCTCCCCAATGTGCTCCGGGAGGTGGATTTGAAGGTGATGGATGATGAGACCTGTCTGAACTATCCTGGTGGGAAATATCGTAAATATAACTCCTGCACGATGATGTGTGTGGGGGACCCAAAGGAGAAGAAATCCTCTTTCAAG ggtgactctgggggcCCCCTGGTGTGTGGGAAAACAGCTCAGGGCGTCGTCTCTTGGGGGCCTGTCAATGGGAGCCCCCCAAGGGTCTACGTGAGAGTCTCCACCTTCATTCCCTGGATACGGAGGACGATGAGGAGGCTGCAGTCCTGA